The Prunus persica cultivar Lovell chromosome G8, Prunus_persica_NCBIv2, whole genome shotgun sequence genome includes a region encoding these proteins:
- the LOC109950813 gene encoding uncharacterized protein LOC109950813: MLHNDALVINIQIAQAVSDRIYSNEGSVANILRLEVIQLMGLETKINKSARSLTGFNGPTTVTMGKIDLDVYSPTVISWQTFMVIDKVSPYNDILGRPWIGKINAITSATHQKIRYLILRGGIDQINSDWAIVRKCLVQELKKSKQTQFLPVNQADLKGAEQTKEKAEPIPDSQADKKGKGRATS; the protein is encoded by the coding sequence ATGCTGCACAATGACGCCCTTGTCATCAATATTCAAATCGCTCAGGCCGTGTCCGACCGAATCTACTCAAACGAGGGCAGTGTAGCCAACATCCTACGATTGGAGGTCATCCAACTGATGGGTCTGGagacaaagataaacaaatcAGCTAGGTCACTGACCGGCTTCAATGGCCCAACAACGGTTACAATGGGCAAGATAGACCTCGACGTCTACTCTCCAACAGTAATCAGCTGGCAAACCTTCATGGTCATTGACAAAGTCTCCCCCTATAATGACATCCTGGGCAGACCATGGATTGGCAAGATCAACGCCATCACATCCGCCACACATCAGAAAATCCGGTACCTAATCCTTAGGGGCGGAATCGACCAAATCAACAGTGATTGGGCAATAGTGAGAAAATGCTTAGTTCAAGAGTTGAAGAAAAGCAAGCAAACACAATTCCTCCCTGTGAATCAAGCAGATCTGAAAGGAGCAGAACAAACTAAGGAGAAAGCAGAGCCCATTCCTGACAGTCAAGCAgacaagaaaggaaaaggaagagctACTTCCTAA